Part of the Metarhizium brunneum chromosome 6, complete sequence genome is shown below.
AAGAGAGAATTTGGACGGCTTCtcggacgaggacgacgaggacggagaCGATCACTACTACGACGATGGATATGACACAGAAAGCACGGCAGGTGTAGATGATTTGCAAGAGGAGATGCATCGGTACTTGCAGGATATGGGAAATCTGAGAAAGCTGATTGGGGGGGACTTGTCGCGATTCAAGAACGAGGAGAGTGTGAGAATGCCGCTGGGAGTTAGGGAGAATGTGTGAAGGAGAGGATACGGGGAGGATTGGCATATAACGAATTCGAGAGAAGGAGAGCAAGGGCGCGGATAGCTGAGCAGCATGTCACGCGGAATAAGCGCTGGTGTTTGGGAGCATGTGTTATTGGGTCTCGTTTTCGTTTTGAAGATTGTAGTGAAGAGTTACATAGGAATACTTATACGACTCATCAGCAGACATGCGAGGTTCAATAGTGACTGCTGTGTAAACAAAGACAATAGCTGTCATGGATGGGGAATAAACTACCATGCTCTGGGGCTCAATGCCCAAAGGTAAGAACAGAAGACACTACAGCAGATACGAACCACAACGACGAAGTCCAAATGTCAACAGGTCGAGTTGCTGCCGAGAGAGGTGGTGCAGACGGCGGCAGGGGCTGGCGCACTCGTCGGCAACACAGTACTTGGACGAGAATGTTTTTTTGCTTGCGAGTTGACCAAGGCCGAGGTTTACACCGCCATGCATCACGGGCACAGAGCTTGTTGCTTTGTGCAAAATATGCAATTTTCTATCAAGAACTGCTAGTACATAGAAACATGCAGGGTCCTCCTCTCATTGGAGGAGCGGATCTGCGGTCTAGCTGTACAATCCTgtgatactccgtacagagagAGATAAAGAGCAGAGTTCTCCACTTTTAGTAGTGCAGACCTCCATGTCAAGCTCGAACTACAGTTGAAACTTGGCAGTTGCCATGTCTCTCTCACCATAAAATCCCAACCACGGACGCCGAATCATCACCCAAACATGTCTAGTGTTATACAATACATATGAAACCCCAGCTCAGCGCAACGCCGTCGCGGCAACACCCATCCTTCAAGACATGTCCTCGGCATCCGCATTCAGGAGCCGCAACCTGgcctcctccatctttcTCCTGATCATGGCGAAGTAGCCCCGGAGCACGGGGTGCCTTTGCTCCTCAACGCCCTCCATGGCCTCCCCGGGGGCGTCTTGCTCAGCCGCGGCGTCCTCGGAATCAGTCGGGTCCATCTGGGAGTCGTCACCGTCACGGGCGAGGGCCCCCGGGCTGGCGGCCTCGGGAGACGTGCGCGCCGTCTGAAACGTGCCGTCGGACTCGGCCGTCAGGAACGAAGTATCCGACAGCTCGGCGTCCTCGTCGGAAGTCCCATCCAACACCTCTGCGTCCTCTTCGGGAGTCCCATCCAGCGACATGCAgtcgctgccgctgccgcaacCCGGGGACATGTCGGATTCGGAGGCCGATGGCCGCTGCGCCGGCGCGGCGCCCGCGTTCATGGAGCtatccgccgccgtcggcgcaGGGGGGTCGACAAACATGGGGGTTCCGGTGCCGTCGTCCAGGGCCGCGATGTTGAGCCTCGCCAGGCTCGCCATGACTTCGGGGAGGTTCCAGACGATATGGGTATCTTTCACACTGGCGGCCGAGACCTGCGGGCGCAGGTGGGCGTAGGGGTCGCCGTTGGGGATCTGCTGTAGGTGCTGCTGCCTCGCGGCCACGATGTCCAGCATCTCGTAGAGGACGTGGTCTTCAAAGAGGCTGGGCTCGACGTAGGTCGGGAACCCGTCGACGTCCATGGCGGTGTTGTCGTTTtcgttgttggtgttggcggcggcggcggcggaggggaGGGAGTCCAGGCGCGCGCGGGATATGATGGAAAAGTTGAACAAGTTGGGGTGGTGCTTGAGCACCCTGTCGAGCTTGTGCCGGGCGAAGTGCGGCGTGCTGAAGTATCTCTCGCACCAGGCTTGGGCGAGGTCGCGGAGCTGGACTACTTCTTGCCTCGTGTTGCCAAAGTTGATGTAgtcgatgatgacggtgatgGCTAACATGAAGTTGTTCGGGTCCAGCAATGGGCTTGGGTTGAAGGGGGTGAAGGTCGAGCGGTCTAGCCGTGAGAGGGAAGGCATTTTCGACCGTGGCCCCCGCGACGGCTTGCAGTAGTATATAACTGATGTGTTGTATTTGGTTGTTGGACTTGTGCTATGAGTGGTGGCTGGTGAGTGGTGACTGGTAACTGGTGATGAACAAAGGGAGGAAGAGggttattaaatatactatacAGTTGGGTTTCTGATCATGATTCGGcttaaagaaaaagaccGAAAGAAATTATACTTTTACTACTCAAAATCTTTCGCTTGTCTAAGTTTCCTAGGACTTGGTTTGGCGTGCAACTGCCGCGTAGAAGAACGCCGCTTGACGAAAGCTTGTATTCTCAAAGCACAGTCGGGCTGCTGTCCAAGTCAGCCATACGCAGCTAGACGCTCTCGTAATTATGACTAGTCACGCCTATTTCTTAGTCTCCTGGAATAGCCGCTGCAAGTGCATAGTGTCCTGCAAATAAAGCGCGGAATCGAATACACACTACACCACGACTACATCGTGACATGGTTCATCATTGCCAGAGCTGGTCTTgaccagaaaaagaaatacaGCATCTATGGAAATCTCGAATCAACCCGCATATACATGCAGATTTCCAGGCACAGACACGCACCGAATGCTCAAATTTACGTCTTCATGCCCCAAACAGGCCATGTTCCAACTTGAAAGCCTCCGCTCAACAGCCACCGCGTGCTTTGGCAAAGTATAATCGCTACACGAGTGTTCCGCCGGGCTTTAGTTCCAGAAGACATCACATTAGGGCCGAGCTTAATTTTCAGACAATTCACCAGCAGGAGTGCTCGGAAAGCATGAGTCCGTCCAGCTACGACGGGCATGGCTGCTACCTAGCTACCTGGTCTTTGCCAACATCCGCAAAGGGAGGCCGTGTTCCTACATGTGGCTCCGTGCCATCAGATGGCACCCGGCTGTTGGCTCTGGGGGGTCAAGGGATTTCGCAAAGGTGTACTATGCATGCACAGCAGATCATATATTCAGTAGCCAGAGCACCAAATCTCCACATATATCCCGTCAAGATCGGCTGGCCGCAGGGCTGGACCGACATGAACTGGCCCGAGCGGGTGTGAATTGTGGCATGGCAATCTGGCAGTGAGGCTTTTGTGACAAGTGGTTGCAGCACGTACATAAACATGCGAGGCTGTGTGCATGTCTTTCGTCCCATGGCTTGGGGTTGCCGCAGAGTAAGCGTCCAGAAGTACATAAACTTTGCGACCACGTGCATGCAAACCCGCAAATGAAGAAGcatataaaactttattcGTGGTATACAATAGGTATTTCTTAAACTAAATGACTTCAGCATATCCTCGTGTACTCGTGTACTCGTGTCGTCGTATTCGAATTAGTTGCTCGTGAGTGCGTGTATCTCTCTACTAAGTGGTATCCCAAATCCCAACGCCTGTTGTTTTATGAAGCTCCCATCTTGCACGTCGTTTGCCAGCATCAATAACCAACAGTCGGCACCCATCAAGTCTGCCGGCAGAACGGACAGACATAGCCGTTACAATCAAGATCGATGATTTGCGAACATTCGGCACATCTCCACCTCCAGCCAGCCTGTCCCGTTCGCTTGATGGGTTTCGGTAAGGAGTATGCGCTCTCGGTACTCTCCTTGTCCATCGCCTTCTCATCAATATCGGCGCTCTTCTGCAAGCTCTCCAGAAAGACCTCGAGTCGATCAAATGGATCAAGCACCGTAGACATTCTCGGAGACATGTCACCCAACATGGAGGCGGACTGTGGGTGCTCCGATTTGTAGTGCTCTTCGAGATGTATGCCCTGTTGGAATCCTTGTGAATGGCATCCCGGGTAGAGGCAATAGATCAAGTCATGGCACCTGCGTTTAGATGAGTATTAGTGTTTCGATTCGCAAGGCCGCAAGGTACGAGTCAAAGGGTCCAAAACTACCCTTGGCATTGTTCAGAAGCATGGGCACGCGGTGGCGGCTCAGGTCCCTTTGTCCTGCTTGGTCCTGTGACTTGGTCCGACATGAGAATGCGATTCCACAGACGTTTTGGCGTGGCGAGGAAAGGGGCTCGTTGAGTTGAGCGGCGCCTGGCGACTTCTGAATACAATATACACACCTCAAACGTGATGCTAAATGTTGTTGGCAGCGATACAGAGTCGGCCGAGACACTGGACATACGGTTGCATCAATATATCGCACGGGCAAGAGCAGAAAAGTGAGGATACCGAGGAGATTGGCTTAGTCAGTGCGTGTAGACCCGGTGAGAGATGGCATTCCCCGTACAAGGAAGGAGTTAGCTCGGTTGGGTGGGATCCTGCCTATTGTGCAGTATGTAGTACTAGtaactacctacctaagtaggtagtagAAGTAGATGGTGGGCGTACGGGAATTAatacggacatggagcaagACAAAAAGAGAAAGGCGCGGCGCCCCATGTCCTGATTTGCTCATTGTCCATGGAGCGTTGACAACAGGTaacgtatgtacatacagtgggtgtacatCCATTGTGCGTCATCGGCTGGAAGCCATGCGGAATGCCGAGCGTTTCTTCACCGAGCTCTGCGAAATCATGAGTGCGAATCGTGATTACTATTCCCAACACCACGGGTTGGATGACGGCTGCGCATCTGGTTCTACGAGTCGACACCTTCTGGAGCATCCATCCAGTCTATGCCTACACGGGACGGGCCAGCCACAGCTAAATCCAAGTAGAACAACCCGATTACTGAGAGGCGCAGCGTCGTTGAGGGCGCAATTGGCTGCCTGGTTTGTTTCGACGCTTGCATTGACTCTTCTCCAGCGGCTTTGTCACACCTTGTCAACAGCACGGATGCACGTGTTTCCATCTGGAAGAAAGGCAACAAAGCGGGTGGTTTCCTGTCGACAAAGACTGTTGCACAATGCAATGAGCCACGCAGACAGTTGTGAAGGCCATGTGTTTGTTGCATGGCAATGATTCGCAAGGGCAACTAAACAAGCGGTTTCTTTTGGGAGATGCGACACTCGCCTGCACGCCGGCACGGATCGGATTCATCGACATTGATGGAAGATTGAAACGCAAACTGACGCATCAGCGGGCGCGAAGACGTGGAAGGAGCGAAGCAGCGCTCATGCGCAAGTCCCGACGCCCCAAGGCCCCAAAATTCCCAAACCGGGTCGATTATGTATGGAAGCCGAGCCTTTGCCGTCAGGTACTACGTGTACGCGGGCATTTACTAGATTCAATGGAAGCTGGGCAGAAGCCACGTCGAGGGGCAGGCCAAGACTAAATGTATCAGCTTTATCGATTGTATCGGGCtttggccattgtcgccCAATCACTGCATTTGAAGGCCGTGCCATTCCGGCCTTGGTCTCCTTAGACTCTCATACCGGCCTACTCAAGTATTGGACAAGGAGTCATGACGACTCACTCACTGGCTGCTGAGAACTGCTGCTACCGCCAGTCATGCAACGCCATTGTCCCTGGTCTTGATCCTGGTCACCTCACCCAGCTTCTCATTTCAGCTGGCCCGGCTCAGCATTCGACTGGTCTTGATTTCGATTCTCAAATTTCCGCCGTCGCGCCCGACATAGACGGAAGGGGGGGTTAATTTACTTCAAATACCATTTACCCCTCCATGTGGTAGTATTGACTATTGATCCTCCTCGGGCGACCTTGTGCGACCTCCTCCATCCTGCTTACTCGAGAGCTGCAATCTCaaggccatgtccatgtcgactTGACCAAGCTGTCGACTGTTGGAGGCTGTTCATTGATGCATTGATTCATcgattcattcattcattgaTTGATGCTTCCTGCTCACCCGCCGCAGCGCAATAGCCGCCCATCGCCCTGCGACAAGTCAGCGCTTTGCACAAAGGCATCGAGCCAACGTATTTATTTCATCTCCGCACCAGCTCGCCTTCTCTCCTTCACCCTGCCTTCGAAAACAACCGTCTCCCGCCCCCAGCCCAAGCGCCCATCTTGAATCGCAATTATACCATGTCCAGACGACCGCAGCTCTTCACCCATGGCCTGTCTGGCTTGTCGCAAGCCACCTCGGCCAATGACGCTCAGTCTCCCGCTGAACAGCGCGATAGTGCCAAGAAGAACTTCTTGAAGACAATGCGGGACCTGCCCACCCATCATGTCTGGAAGGTGTACTTTGCTAGGCAAGTAAAGAGCCGCTGCGTCCCACCCATGATGATGTGCAGCTCGCCGCAACTACCAGCACAAGCACGACACAGCTAACAAGCCCTCTCTCCTCAGGCCACCCCAAGACGAGtccggccatggcgaataCAACGTCCAGCTTGAGCAGCTCGGCTCCCAGATCGAAAGCGTCCAGGCGTTTTGGCGATACAACAATAATATGCCTGTGGATAAGCTAAAGATGCGCGAGTCCATCTATCTTTTCAAGGAGGGCTTCAAGCCCGTTTGGGAGGATCGCCGAAACATGCACGGTGGCAGCTGGACCTTCCGAGTCTCCAAGTCGATTGGTCCCGAGTTCTGGAACCAGGTGCAGTTGTTGGCTATTGGCGAGAAATTGGAAGAAGCTTTAGACGAAAGTGAGATGCCCTCCCCTGAAGCCTTGACGGACTTCTGTTGATCCCGCCTGTGTACGGGAATTGTCGCGATGCTTGATACTGACTATAATCACAGACGACCAACTATGTGGTGTTGGTTTTTCTGCCCGCTTCAGCGCACATCTCATCACCATCTGGCACCGCGAGTCATCCAAGCAAAAATCCGTAGATGGCATACTAGCCTGCATCAAGGGCAATCTGCCCCAGGAGCTTCTACCCAAGTCCGAAAACTACTTTTACAAACGACACCGCGACCACGCTGGATTCAAGACGCCTTCAGGGGCGCAGGCCGTCCTCGAATCGGGGCAACCTGCAGAGGAGTCAATTGTCACAGAGGCCAATCAGCCCGTAGTCAAAGTCGATCCGCCCTCGGCGCAATGAAACACAGACAGTGCTCCAACTATATGTTATTTCAGTCAGGTATTAGCAGGATGTTTGAGGAAACATGTCCGCATCCTGCCAAGTTGTCATATGTGACCCACCCAGTCAAAACCTAGGGTGAAAAAAGAAGGATGGCTATTGAATTTTGCATGGATTTATGGCGTTTCAGAGGGTACACTGCAGTATTTTCATATAACATGATGGGAAAATACCCCCTAAACCAACGCGGCTATTATGATTCCGCTATCTGAATGAAAATAACAAGACTTGGCTTCCTACGTCGATTCCAAGCCATGCAAGGGCCGTGACCACAAAAGCCCACGTAACTCAACAAAAGAAACAATGCGCCAAAACGAATCAGAGGCAACGATGCCAATGATGATGCCAGTAGCCCCAACTCCGCGCCTTGTAAATACCAATCCACTCCAAGTCACCACTCCCAGCAATCTCCCAACGTCCTTTACCAACCCTCCCGTCCCCCTATTCCTGCCTCTCACCATGTCCGTGATGCCAAAAAGTCACGGCCGCGTCAGTAATTGTCACCTCCAAACCCCAGCGCTCCTCATGACCCCATCAAACTCGTCCTCCCTGACGCCCCtcgcgacgccggcgccccCGTTCGCCTCCAGAATCATGTCCTTGAGCAcctcctcgtccacctcctcCTTCAGCACGGCGGCCACCCTCCGCAGGTGCGCGAGCGTAATAGGGCCCTCGGTCCCGTTGGTAAACAGCCGGTACGCCTCGTCGACCTGCGCCCGGTGCGCGGCGTCCgagtcgtcctcgtcgcgcGCGTGGAACTTGAGCGCGCATATCGCGAAGAAGGGCTCGTACGTGGCGTACCCTTCCTCCTCGGGGTCCAGGATCGACACAAACTCTGCGAGTTCAGACGGGGACGGCGGCACCCCCAGCGCCCTGGTATAATGGTAAACGAGAAGCCGTTAGcgtcgagtctggtggtttGGCCATTGGCAGAGAGAGACATACGTGAGCGCGGACTTGACGTCGTCGATGGGCAGGACGCCGTTCTTCTCGCCGTCCATGGGCTCCGCGAACAGGCCCCATGCTTCCTTGATCTCGCCCTCTTCTTGGGCCGTGATGTTGTGCTCCTTGGCGAGCTTGGACGGCCGCGCCGCTGATGATGGGGCTGTTTTGCGCTTCGGCTAGGGGAGCTGTTAgctttttttgggggggagCCTTGGGAGGGGGATTGATTGTTATTACCATTGTGATTATTGTGTTTCTGAGGCGCGTTGTGGTGCAGAGTGGTTGATGTCACTTGGGGGTGAGGAGCTTCACGGAACAGTGCCGGATGCGCGGATGGTGAATTTTTCGCACGGTAAGAACCCCACATTGGCGGGTTTCTTAAACCGCTGGAGTTGGATGGAGAATTTTctggttttctttttttttttttcccggGTTGACAGCCAAGGACGTTGCTTGCGGTGAACAGACAATTGACGTGTTGTTGAGTACGTTCGCGCTGCGATGGACGCCCTTGGTTACGAATCGCGACAAGTGTTGCTTGCTTCAAAATTTGCTAGAGCTTGCCGCAGTCTATCTTTTCCCAGAGCGAGCAAGTGTGGACAGTGAAGCAATAGCGAAATATGGTCATTGTTACGACTTTGATTTTCCTGGGGTTTCAGCTTATTGGTGCTGTTTATACGGTGCCTAGCTGTCCCTGGAGACATTCTTATTTTTGTTCAAGTGCcctgcctttttttttctcatgtGCTATGTGCCTTGTGTGAATGAATGTAGTAGATACATGGTCTCAGGTTACATTTTAGATGGGGGTGGACTGAATTTGTCAGGCCCGTTTCAAGTGCAGGATGTATAAGATGCATTCCTCACTTGAAGTTGTTCTTCATCTCGCGGAGCTTGCCCATGACATCGACGGGGTCTGTTGCCCCTGTGGCCTTTTGAACAATGGGGTCCTGGGGAGTGTCAGTTCCGTGTGTGAGTTGGGCCTTTGAGGGACGGGAGAAGGGAGGGTTCCTACATTTAGACGCATGAATACGTTGTGTTGCTGGCCGGAGTTAGCTGTGCGTCGCGGTACGGAATGAAATGCCTGCTGGATGCAATGCGTACCTTTTCGTCGCCAATGGTAAACTTGCCCGTGGTGACTTGGTTGGTATCCGCAAATGCCTGCAACTTCTTGACGGGATCGCTTTGCAGTACGGAAATGGCAAACTTGACGTTTGACTTTGTGTATTCGTGCCCGGGCTGCGAGTTTGTTAGCAGCACGACTCTCTCAATCTTTGTCTGATCGCTCAATGGCTCCATCTTACATAGACGACTGTGTCGTTCGGCAAGGCGCCGAGTCTTTTGTTCAATGCCTCGTGCATCTCAGCGGCGTTTCCTTCAAAGAACTTGCCACATCCTGTCATAGAACCCATCCAGGTCCGTCCGTCAGTGTCTCTTGCCACAATCTGCCAGAGTTTTCCGATCCTACGCACCACTGATAAAGAGCGTGTCGCCCGTAAATACGGCCTTGCCCGAGTCGTCTTCCATGAAGAAACAGATGCTATCCTGCGTGTGGCACGGCGTATGAACGCCCTTGACCAGAATATCGCCCAGCTTGAACGTCTCCTCGTGCGCAGGCGTCTTGGTCACGCCCTCGCAGTTCTTGCCCCCGATAATTTGTAAATGCGGTGTCCCGAGCTCGGCCAGCTACCATGCATCATTAGCTTTCTGCAACGGGGTTGGTTTTCGGGCTCGCAACCATACCAGCTTCTTGTTGCCGCCTGCATGGTCCCAGTGACTACAAAGACAAACTCATTAGACGGAAaacatgaaaaaaaaaaaatcgatACACCCTCGCTCTCTCCTACCGCTACTAACTGATGGGTGTTGACGATGGCCGTCAAGTTAATTCTGCCTGAAGAGATGGCTTCTTTCAGAATAGGCGTAACCCTAACGTTGTCAGCGAGAATTCATTTAAAAAACAACCCCCTCATCATACATAAAGATGATACGCACTCTGGCGGATTGGCAGGGTCGATAATCACGGCATCCTTGGATTTGTCATCGACAACGAGGTAGGCGTAGTTGCTACTACTCCCGACCCCTAAATAAACAGTGTCAGCCATCCATGTCAGCTTTTTCTTCATAAAGAGCTCCCTCTCTCAACGGAGATGCAACTGGCGTGAGACGCACACATGGGGATCGACTGGATATGCATGTTGCGCTTGTTGTACTTGTTATACTGGACGAACTAGACAGAGAAGTCAGCAGCTACCCCATTGTTGACAGAGGTATGGATTTGCACCATACAGAATTATAAAAGCTCACTTTGTGCCTGGTGATCGGCGCCCTACGCACGAATTGTAGCATGAAGAAAGATGCCAAGCGAGAAGCCTGAAGGCGTGCTTTGTAatggctggcggcggcttggGCGGGAGGTTAAACTCCGCCGCTGTGCATGGCGTTACATGTATGGCTTCACGTGATCGTGATATGAGCAACTCAGCACTTGCATATGCCCAGTTGCAGATTTGACAAACCGAAGCCACACCCACGACTGTAAGCTTCTTTTCCCTCCATTTTCTTGCACACGTAATGCACTAGCCGTAGCGCGTCTGTAGACAATGGCGTGCAGTGAAGCGGTATATTCGGTATAGACAGCCAGGATGATTGGCCTCAACTACGCTGGGCTCACCACTCCCCAAAATCCCGCTTCAGCTCATCCTCTCCCATGGCAACATTCACGTCCCTTCCACCCAGTCCTGTTTTCCCTTCTGTGATGGCACGATTCCGTGGGTCCCCCGAGCAGAAGAGCACGTAATGAGCACCTCACTTTCAGATTCCGTCGTGCTCATGGACATGATCAGAGGTATGTATGGGGCTCGCACAGCTGCAATTTTAGCAAAGACACTTGACCAAGATTTCTTCTCAAACTGCCGCAGCCAACATGCGGGTTCTCAGACCGGAATACGATATAGATATAGTCACGTACGCGGAACTCGGCAATCTAACCCGCGTCTGTATTATTCGCAGGGTAGCGAATGCAAGCAGATATAGCACGCCGTCACTATTGCTCAAGTCGGGCTTGCCCGGGGGCCTGCAGATGGGCCTGAAGGATGTGCTGCAGCAGACGGAGGACTTGTTGCGTCCGAAGCTGGAACGTGTGGTTGCTGAGCTGGGCGCTGGTCAGTCGCGATAGAAGAACTATCATCAGATGTTGTAGCGTGTATGGGTGAGGAGGCGAACCTCTGCCAAACCCGTGGCTGTAGAATGAAAGAATGCATGAGCTATACGTTGGTCTAACAGCACTAATACGATAGTTCGTGCCTCTTCATGAATCACTGTGTTCAAGTGGAACTTTGTAATGAAGCATCCATACAGATCCAAAAACTCCAAACGAGCTTCATCTTCAACTCTCTAAGG
Proteins encoded:
- the EIF4E2 gene encoding Eukaryotic translation initiation factor 4E type 2; protein product: MSRRPQLFTHGLSGLSQATSANDAQSPAEQRDSAKKNFLKTMRDLPTHHVWKVYFARQVKSRCVPPMMMPPQDESGHGEYNVQLEQLGSQIESVQAFWRYNNNMPVDKLKMRESIYLFKEGFKPVWEDRRNMHGGSWTFRVSKSIGPEFWNQVQLLAIGEKLEEALDENDQLCGVGFSARFSAHLITIWHRESSKQKSVDGILACIKGNLPQELLPKSENYFYKRHRDHAGFKTPSGAQAVLESGQPAEESIVTEANQPVVKVDPPSAQ
- the CETN1 gene encoding Centrin-1 → MPKRKTAPSSAARPSKLAKEHNITAQEEGEIKEAWGLFAEPMDGEKNGVLPIDDVKSALTALGVPPSPSELAEFVSILDPEEEGYATYEPFFAICALKFHARDEDDSDAAHRAQVDEAYRLFTNGTEGPITLAHLRRVAAVLKEEVDEEVLKDMILEANGGAGVARGVREDEFDGVMRSAGVWR